A section of the Oryza sativa Japonica Group chromosome 1, ASM3414082v1 genome encodes:
- the LOC4326169 gene encoding uncharacterized protein, which produces MRSAMATASVVTYLQRPRELPVPEFRAPPPSPVTGVLTSSSSGSLAYGECPDSNEDDEIGRFLRRSARVPVLRLPERAVPRKKKAAWAPPVIDVRLLALPEAGGPVAEALRSAAVAFGCFQVVGHGVDRSLVSAALRHVAAATARAATPEPEEVEVNGDDENGEEMWWSPGDGGQEMAGNWALQSGASHFRNTADALFIQLEQTATKIMDVLQRGGAVATQSIAGADTNGSLLCIRKHRRRQDDRSGGASGPIRHDDILRMLVRSSRCSRALALHLCPGASAFHIFSRRGWSRFRPMDGAVVVTVGDQLQACNGGLYKSVAGKPAYSNDDLRGNGGDTGVASAELFYCFPSAGTAAGKASEVLSADAGKIIPLNLQFMVAACLVLGYHFLLSSLHSTWLL; this is translated from the exons ATGAGATCAGCTATGGCTACTGCATCGGTGGTTACCTATCTTCAGAGGCCGAGAGAGCTTCCGGTGCCGGAGTTCcgggcaccgccgccgtctccggtcACCGGCGTCCTCACGAGCAGTAGCTCCGGCTCTCTTGCATACGGCGAGTGCCCCGATAGCAACGAAGACGACGAGATCGGCAGGTTCTTGCGCCGCTCCGCCAGAGTCCCGGTGCTGCGGCTGCCGGAGAGGGCCGTCCCGCGGAAGAAGAAAGCGGCGTGGGCACCTCCGGTCATCGACGTGCGCCTGCTGGCCTTGCCGGAGGCCGGCGGTCCGGTGGCGGAGGCGCTGAGGTCGGCAGCCGTCGCGTTTGGCTGCTTCCAGGTGGTCGGCCATGGGGTCGACCGGAGCTTGGTCTCAGCAGCGTTGCGTCATGTGGCAGCTGCAACTGCAAGGGCAGCGacgccggagccggaggaggtggaggtcaACGGAGACGATGAGAACGGTGAGGAGATGTGGTGGTCGCCTGGTGACGGAGGCCAAGAAATGGCGGGAAATTGGGCGCTCCAAAGTGGCGCCAGCCACTTCAG GAACACAGCAGACGCTTTGTTCATTCAGCTGGAGCAAACCGCAACCAAAATAATGGACGTCCTGCAGCGAGGCGGCGCCGTTGCCACGCAATCCATCGCCGGAGCTGACACAAACGGCTCGCTCCTCTGCATCCGCAAGCACCGCCGCAGGCAAGACgaccgcagcggcggcgcctctGGCCCGATCCGCCACGACGACATCCTGAGGATGCTGGTCCGGAGCTCGCGGTGCTCGCGGGCCCTCGCCCTCCACCTCTGCCCCGGCGCCTCGGCGTTCCACATCTTCTCCCGGCGAGGCTGGTCCAGATTCAGGCCCATggacggcgccgtcgtcgtcaccgtcggCGACCAGCTCCAG GCATGCAACGGTGGGCTCTACAAGAGCGTGGCCGGGAAGCCAGCGTACAGCAATGACGACCTCCGAGGaaacggcggcgacaccggtgTCGCCTCCGCGGAGTTGTTCTACTGCTTCCCTTCGGCCGGCACGGCGGCTGGCAAGGCGAGCGAGGTGTTGAGCGCGGATGCCGGCAAGATCATCCCGTTGAACCTGCAGTTCATGGTGGCTGCTTGCCTTGTGCTTGGATACCACTTTCTCCTGTCAAGCTTGCATTCGACTTGgttgttgtga
- the LOC4326167 gene encoding kinesin-like protein KIN-14C has translation MGTVNGEYEDFDAANRRAEVIDWLGGLLPEFDLPLDSSDEELRDYLINGEALCYVADKLMPGVLEGTWGGYASDQRSNVKKFLSVVAEMGLPGFGVKDLEEGSMSSIVECLLALKDNVATQLGGHISNSTAKTPIRRKLELRETDGPVLSVATPGKRYPKSQQRSPLLSGQKINEVVQFKHGTYTDLPAAKISEMLHSNSLDNAPTQSLLRVVNGILDESIERKRGEIPHRVVHLLRNVIQEIEHRIGIQADHIRNQNSIIKTREDKYRSKIKALETLVNGTNEENEMAINRLEVVKVEKSKIDEKRKLGEQDMIRLIREKENAENIIASLHQEMQVMNRMHEQFREQMETKARQMEEHLTLRAKEAEFCLMQSKKKVEEVEATSQLKSQLWSKKANIFQSFMNNQKLSIKDIKISSQSIKQEMYALQMTWRDEISNIGHDLKGLVDAAENYHKVLAENQKLFNEVQELKGNIRVYCRVRPFLPGQDGKLTAIDYIGENGEILIANPSKQGKEGYRMFKFNKVFGTHSSQAEVFSDIQPLIRSVLDGFNVCIFAYGQTGSGKTYTMSGPGTSREDWGVNYRALNDLFDISLSRKNAFSYEVGVQMVEIYNEQVRDLLSNDIAQKRLGIWSTSQPNGLVVPDASLHPVKSTSDVLDLMEIGQSNRAVGSTALNERSSRSHSILTVHVRGLDVKNGSTSRGCLHLIDLAGSERVERSEATGDRLKEAQHINKSLSALGDVIFSLAQKNAHVPYRNSKLTQVLQSSLGGQAKTLMFVQINPDIESYSETISTLKFAERVSGVELGAARSNREGKDIKELLEQVASLKDTIARKDMEIEQLQLLKSKSPNSMTDRNGSNLLRQSTSSTGLSSLPVASQQNQQLSGSVEAEAEDNASDDGCSVGETEYSPAGASETSAERAHKAPSRITRFFLTKNGQPSTSRPKPREVVPKTQGSMRPGTAQATGGSLAKPSKRR, from the exons ATGGGGACGGTGAACGGCGAGTACGAGGACTTCGATGCGG CCAATCGGCGTGCGGAGGTGATAGATTGGCTCGGCGGGTTACTGCCGGAGTTCGATTTGCCGTTGGATTCTTCGGACGAGGAGCTGCGGGATTACCTCATTAACGGAGAAGCGCTATGCTATGTTGCGGACAAGCTCATGCCCGGTGTTCTGGAG GGGACGTGGGGTGGTTATGCATCGGACCAACGGTCAAATGTGAAGAAGTTCCTCTCTGTTGTTGCAGAGATGGGGCTGCCAGGCTTTGGCGTGAAGGATCTTGAGGAG GGATCAATGTCTTCTATAGTGGAGTGTCTCTTGGCTTTAAAGGATAATGTGGCTACACAATTGGGTGGTCATATTTCTAACAGCACTGCTAAGACTCCAATCAGAAGGAAACTGGAACTTCGAGAAACTGATGGACCGGTGCTTTCAGTTGCCACACCAGGGAAAAGATACCCTAAGTCCCAGCAAAGAAGCCCTCTTCTTTCAG GACAAAAGATCAATGAGGTTGTCCAATTTAAGCATGGAACCTACACAGATCTTCCTGCTGCTAAGATCTCAGAGATGCTGCATTCAAATAGTTTAGAT AATGCCCCTACCCAATCCCTTCTTAGAGTTGTTAATGGCATTCTGGATGAAAGTATTGagaggaaaagaggagaaatacCACAT CGTGTTGTTCATTTACTAAGGAATGTTATTCAGGAGATTGAGCACCGCATTGGTATTCAAGCAGATCACATTAGAAAT CAAAATAGCATCATCAAGACACGGGAGGATAAGTATCGTTCAAAAATTAAAGCACTTGAGACATTAGTAAATGGAACAAATGAAGAAAACGAG ATGGCAATAAATCGGCTTGAGGTAGTTAAG GTAGAGAAGTCAAAAATTGATGAGAAAAGAAAACTAGGAGAGCAAGACATGATTCGGCTGATCCGTGAAAAGGAGAATGCGGAGAATATAATTGCTAGCCTCCATCAAGAGATGCAAGTCATGAATAGGATGCATGAACAATTCCGTGAGCAAATGGAAACAAAAGCTAGGCAGATGGAGGAACACTTGACACTAAGAGCTAAGGAGGCTGAGTTTTGTCTTATGCAGTCCAAAAAGAAAGTTGAAGAAGTTGAGGCTACTTCCCAATTAAAGTCACAACTCTGGAGCAAAAAAGCAAACATTTTTCAGAGTTTTATGAATAATCAGAAACTTTCTATCAAG GATATAAAGATATCATCTCAATCCATTAAACAAGAAATGTATGCCCTTCAAATGACATGGAGGGATGAAATATCAAATATTG GACATGACCTAAAAGGTTTAGTAGATGCTGCTGAAAATTACCATAAGGTTCTTGCTGAAAACCAGAAGTTATTTAATGAAGTGCAGGAATTGAAAG GCAACATCAGAGTATACTGTCGTGTTAGACCATTTCTCCCTGGCCAAGATGGGAAATTAACTGCAATTGACTATATTGGTGAAAATGGCGAGATTCTTATTGCAAACCCCTCCAAGCAAGGAAAGGAAGGGTATCGAATGTTTAAGTTTAACAAAGTGTTCGGTACACATTCCTCTCAAG CTGAAGTTTTCTCCGATATCCAACCTTTGATTAGATCAGTTCTTGATGGATTCAATGTTTGCATTTTTGCATATGGACAAACTGGTTCAGGAAAAACATACACAATG AGTGGACCAGGgacatcaagagaagactggGGTGTTAACTATCGTGCTTTAAATGATCTGTTTGATATTTCTCTAAGTAGGAAAAATGCATTCTCATATGAGGTGGGAGTGCAGATGGTTGAAATATACAATGAGCAAGTTCGCGATCTTCTGTCAAATGACATTGCACAAAAAAG ACTTGGAATTTGGAGTACTTCTCAGCCTAATGGCCTTGTAGTTCCTGATGCAAGTTTACACCCTGTCAAATCAACATCAGACGTACTAGACTTGATGGAAATTGGACAGTCAAATAGAGCAGTTGGATCAACAGCTCTAAATGAAAGGAGCAGTCGCTCCCACAG CATTCTAACTGTGCATGTTAGAGGACTGGACGTGAAGAATGGTTCTACTTCTCGAGGATGTCTACATCTGATTGATCTCGCTGGAAGTGAGAGAGTTGAACGATCTGAAGCAACAGGAGACAGATTAAAAGAGGCACAGCATATTAACAAATCTCTCTCTGCTCTTGGAGATGTCATTTTTTCTTTGGCCCAGAAGAATGCCCATGTGCCATATAGAAACAGCAAGCTAACTCAAGTTCTTCAGAGTTCTTTAG GTGGACAAGCAAAGACACTAATGTTTGTTCAAATAAACCCTGATATTGAATCATATTCAGAAACCATAAGTACTTTAAAATTTGCTGAAAGGGTTTCTGGAGTTGAGTTAGGTGCTGCGAGAAGTAACAGAGAGGGGAAAGACATAAAAGAGCTGCTGGAACAG GTTGCATCTTTGAAAGATACAATAGCACGAAAAGATATGGAAATCGAACAGCTTCAGCTCCTTAAATCCAAATCTCCCAATTCAATGACAGACAGAAATGGCAGTAACTTGCTGAGACAATCTACTTCCTCTACTGGTTTGTCATCACTTCCCGTGGCAAGCCAACAGAACCAACAGCTATCAG GATCCGTTGAAGCTGAAGCTGAAGATAATGCATCTGACGATGGTTGCTCAGTGGGGGAAACTGAGTATTCTCCTGCTGGTGCTTCAGAAACATCAGCAGAACGAGC GCATAAAGCGCCATCAAGAATAACCAGATTCTTTCTCACGAAGAACGGGCAGCCATCAACTTCTAGACCAAAACCAAGGGAGGTTGTTCCGAAAACTCAAG GTAGCATGAGACCTGGAACTGCGCAGGCGACAGGAGGATCCTTAGCCAAGCCTTCCAAAAGACGGTAG